The Glycine soja cultivar W05 chromosome 4, ASM419377v2, whole genome shotgun sequence genomic sequence TATGAATCATTAGATAATGATTGATGccattaattcttttatttcacAGCAcgatttatttgttatttcattATAATGTAATTCTATTGTGCGAATTCCTTTTTTAGGGTATTCATGAATTAGGGAATGGTTGATAACAACGCCAATATCTTGCGTAAGGCATGATTTGTGATTTACATTATATCGTGATGTAATTGATTTGTTTGAAAGTAATGTTGAAATCAATAATATGTTGTTGATTCAtgtttagtatatattttttgggatttttttatattgttttgaaTCAGCAGATAATATATGGTTTATGAATTAAAGAAAGTTTCTTTTAGTATTTATGAATCATTAGATAATGATTGATGccattaattcttttatttcacAGCAcgatttatttgttatttcattATAATGTAATTCAAATTGCTATTTTGTGAAAGTAATAATGAAATTTGAAGTATATATATTGCTGATTCTTATTTTAAGggaagtatattttattttggaatcaTTGATTTATagtcttataaaataaatttttcataagatTATTTGTGATTTAATGATCAGTGGATAAAACTGAATTTGTACATTTTGTGATACATGTCTCTCACTCAAAGACTATTAGGTAATCATATCATCATTTGACAGTGATGTAGATATATACATAATTTTGGGTTTTGTACTTATATGTGAAATATGTGTAAATTTAACACCTTGGAAATGATTAAAATTGCtttgtattttttgttgaattaattgAAACAACATATTATCAAAGTAACATCTATTGTGTAGATTAATCTTGTTGAATTTACTTAGATGttgcttgtaattatttatgtgaattgtgtttgtctcaaaggaagACGCAATTTAGTTGGATTACATGCCTACAATGGTAAACGTGCGGTGATTATAATGATTGGTTTTACATCTGAAATCAAAGAGTTAATAAGAACAAGTTCTTGATTACCAAGAATAGAATAACCGGTTAGaataaagaaacaaattatatttgtcGAGAAGTGCAAAATCGTATTCATACGATCTTTGTTGCCCGTTTTGATTAATTGGATTGTTTCTTTATAGATTTCAGTACGCAAGTTTTGTAGATGTGTTTCTGAACATTCCTTTAACATGTCTTCTAAGAAAAACAATTCTTCAAATTCTATGAATTTTTTAGAATACTCCTTTCTTTAATATCATTCAAGAAAATTTCGAATTGTCTAGTATTCTACCAATTAACAAACCAAGATTcaagatttttcttaattgtGAAAGAGATACATTAGGACAAAAAGACTATAGATGTAAGATATAGAAGGGgaatgaatgttttttttttgtcatttttcatctttatttgatgAACTCAACTTCATCTCATTCGTTAACTCTATATGATAATAACCTTTCTATCAAGCATAAGCTCTATTACAAGTCATAGAGCTTATAGATAAAtctatattatattaatgaagTGTCCAAAGACAATTATTATTTGACAGGATTTATCACCGGATAATTTTCCATGTAAAAAATGGAGTGTCCAAAGACAACCATTGTTTGATAGGACTTATCACGCATGTTTGATCATTATGTTAAGGGTATCACTTGCAGTTAGTCatttcaatccaaagattgagAATTAATGGTGCGCTAGGTATTTTGTTTGTGtctttaaatttatcataaagatAAACTCTGCATTGTATGTTTATTATTCTCTCATTAGTAGTTATTGCTACCACTCTTATTTTcactactctttttttttttggaatttcaAAGTTGCATGGTACaaactttgaattttaaaagGAGTCAATTGAGAATTTTCTCAATTGCATGGAATTGGacaaaacatttttaactatGAAAAACTTTAATGAGGCTTTATTTATCATGATTCTGGATCAAACTAAgtcttttttaataagaaaaggaagaaagtcAAGGATACTGCATAAAGTTTTTCTCGATTAGAGTAGAAACAAGAGATCAAGATAAGAAATCTACCTATTACTTTTGTAAAAAGGTGAGGCATATGAAGTAAAAGTATACCAAATGCACTGTTTTGTGTGCGAATAAGGGTTAACttctcacttttgtttctcatgaagtaaatttagtttttgttcCGAAGAACACTTGGTAGGTAGATTTTGGTACTACTACTCATATATAAGTATGTTTATGTAGTTGTCTGTGGAGTCATTTGCCAAGTGATACTGAAAGATTCATTTATATGGGACAATGACAATAAAGTTATTGTTGAACATATAGGAATATTTAGGTTGTGTTTAACGACCtttcatttgaatttaattGAGACATTGGGACAATGACAACATTTAGTTATTGTTGCATCGTCTATTAGACGAAATTTAATCTATTTCTATTTTGAGTGTTCCTATTGTGAAATACGACAAACAGACATGTGGTACAAAAGATAAGTTTAATGAGAATTCTACCACTTTATTGCTTAAGCACTTAGGCCATATTTCTAACTAGAGAATTCAAAGGCTTGTGCTAGAGGAAATTATTGGATCCTTAGATTTGTTAGATTTTCAAGTCTGCATTAGGTGTAAggataaacaaacaaacaaaaggaaTTTTGGTGCCAAAAGAGCTAAGGATGACTTAGAACCAATACAAATAGATATATTTGGTCTCTTCCCTACAAATTCACGAAATGGACAAAGATATGTTAAGTTCATAGACAAttactcgttgtttaatttatgaGAAGTCTCGGCCTCTAGACGTTTCAAGTCTTTCAAAGCTAGTTGAACTTCAATTAGCAAAGAAAATTAAGGCTATCAAATCTAAGTGTGGTTGTAACACctcaaatttaaaactaaaaatattgtttgaaaatgatttaatttattttatattagaaatacgcttcaatttttttaccgctacttataaataataaaaacatcttcatatactattttttttattacaaaacgCAATAGTCGGAAAATGCTAAATAGTtgcattgaattaaaataaatgcaaatgCAGAGTAATTTAGTTttcatacataaataaaataaaacttgtagTGTTACAAggaaatatatagatataacACATAATAGTgtgataataaacaaaatacatttttcatccctactacaacaaaatacatgTCTGTGGAGAAAATATCTCTCAAAATACATCAAAATAGTAAAGAAACTAGGACCAGAGCAGACCACTTATTACACTAGAAGTATAAAACTAACTAAGACGTGTCCTTGGGAGAATCGTCACTCTCCTTCTCAGACATCAGTTCCAACTACCTCAATAGTTCCCGGTACTCCTCCATCTCCTCGGATGACATATTTGAATGGTTACCTCGATCCTCTGTAACCTCCATTGGGTATACTCGATGCACGTTGTATCTGGTCTATTAGCTAGCACTACATAGACTCAAGTATGGCAAGTGTGACATGTAGTCCAGGTTATGGTATAGGGCTATACCCGCTCTCTTGGTGAGCTACACTGAGCCCACAGACGCCTCAATGTACTCGGCATTGTTAGTACCTAAAAGTTGCTGGTTATTAAGGGTGAGTCCTCTACTCCTTGAATGCCACAAACAACAAGCAatagtaaaacaaaattaaagcaTACAATCTACGTAACCACTGCATGTGGTTATCTAAACAAACAACACTCTCGCATCCTAAGCGCGCAACTATCACACTTATTTTACTACAAGGACCAATCACTGCCACCAATCCTCCCAGGTTTTGATGGTCTTACAAAATCATGTTAATGACAATCGGGAGCGATCGCTACATGCGGATACATCGTATACCAACCCCTCATCTCCCAACTCAAAAAGCATAGTCTCAGAGCCCGTCAGGACTAGCAAAGTGAGGCCTGTGAGTCACCCCGCCAAATGAGTGCACCAAATGTCGGGTAGTCACCACTCGCTAATTCCCCTAGGTTCCTTGAATCTCTCTACCCACTATACCCCATGTATCTTTGTCCATCATTCACTTCCTCAACGTAACCTCACCTTCTCACAAAAGGAAATACAACCAATGGTTCCTTAATCTCTATCCAATCCTCTTGATTTTTGATGTTGCATCGCGCACGTAGCCCTCGTGCCACATGCATTAATGGACGtgtacaaacaaacaaacaagaaagagAGACGAGGCTCAAGCCTACGAACTACTTTCAGGGAACCAGTCATGGCCCCTTAAGCGGTAAAACCACTTGTCACACAAAATAATCGAACAACATAATGGTTGTAATTATAGTTatctaaaaaaacataacaaacaATTTGCCGAGGGTAAAACTACCTCGGACCTAAACCACAACGCGTAGAGATAAAAATGACAATATgcacaaacacacacatatactacaaataaattttcatgcaacatatataattttcgaAGTTCACACTCTATATAGGTTTTATCATTCAATAATCATAATAGAATATAGGCACACATTTCAGTAATTTTATCAACAGAGAATTATTACAATTTCAGAACATGCATCAGTCATCAGATCTTGCATTTAtctcaacaatataataataaataaatcaacaattccagaaaataaataattctaagataatttatatGGAGGCACTGATTTCAAAGTTATCTATCGTCTAAAATCACTTTGTCACTCGGTTTTTCATAGTTTTTCTCCTAACTTAATTTTAGTGCTCTCGGTGCTCTGGGAGTCATATTTTCATAAATCTCATATGCTACCCTATattttcaaacttaaaaaaattatttttgaggtcaaaactttaataaaaatagtCCATACTGTTGTAACTCTCATtccaaattcataaaaaaaattcattttactaAAGGTCCTTAAACTTGTTCTTTTTGTAACTTTTGCTAGGAAACTCCAATTTGCGTAAATTTTAGGCTAACTATATGTTTCAACATGCAAAGAACTTTTTGGCATAAAAACTCAAGGAAAACAACTCAGCACACAGATTCAGGACATGACGGCAAGCTCAAAAATTTCAAAGGAACATGTTCAAGgaagttcaacaacaacaacaagcatatggttcaagagtTAGAGAGACCCCCTTACCTTTGGTAGTCTCCACAAAATTTAGAAGGAAGAATGAGAGATTTTATATTCAAGTTTTCAATCTTCAAGAGTGCAAAGTAAGGTTTTGAAACTACAAGTGAGAATAAACCAAGAAAATGAAGTGAAAATCAAGCATAGAGTTGAAAATGGAGGTCACTTACCTAAGCTTGATGGAAGAAGGGCTTAAGAACATTTGGTAAaacatggaagaagaagaagaaaaatatggtcTCCTCTTTCTCTTAAAGCTTCAGTAAAATGGGAGAACCGGTTTAGACTTTGTCTTTTAAAAACAACACTTATTGTAGGTGAAATGCTTGGATCAATGGGATTGCAAGGCCCAATCTTTATCTTCTTAATTTAAGCACTTTGAATGGCCATTAATATGACTAATTGGCATTTTGGACAGCCCTTGAGGTGCTCTCCATGAGCTCAACCATGCCTTGTATGGCTTCTTGCAATTTTCCAAAACAAACTATAAAAGGATAAAGTAGAATTTTGCCAAAAATGGTAAAAACTACTTTCACTAAAGCTGGTAAATCTTATCCTAATCTTCTAGATTAGTATGCTAACCCTCCTTCAGATATGTGTACTCAGAGTGAACCTTGTACAAAGTCTACTTACACAAACAAATTACATTGTGACTCAATGCACAGTGCAATTCTTGCATAGATGGAAATCTAGCTTAGACAGTTTCTATTTCTTTGTCAAGCTTTACTAAAttaatcacacacacacacacacacacacacatacacacacacacacacatatatatatatgtatatatatatatatatatatatatagcacgAAATTATATGACTAAAAACATATaactattgaaattaaattcatacatgcacGAATAAAACAACAGAGTATCCTTTGTCAGTCTGAGCTGTAATTTTTCAAGGTGTTACAattctaacttattttaattattctacaTCATATAATTAGACACTTTAATTGGTCACcactaattaaactaaaattctatttttaaactatttatatagtcatttacaaaaatgtcatccACTTTAAACTCTTATGACTCAATTACCCCTTTTCTAATTCTATGGAATCTAGATCACCATTAATCAACATTAATTATCCCCACTTAATTTCTagctttaattatattaattactaattttcttCCAAGcttctaatttctatttttaaaccaAAATCCAATTGTTAACATCTAGGTCATTAATGAGTTGACCAATATTTGACTAGAGAGTTTTCTCTGAATTATCCTTATTCTTTCTAGACTTTAGcttaaaaatttaagattttaacCATACCTAGGTATCCTATgataacatctttttttttttaccatttgataacatcttttttttttaccatttcaaCAGTCTAAAAACACTACACAATCACATGACAAAGCAATAACATTGTCTACCACATACACATGGAAAATTGGAAAGTTATAGTGATGGTAAATACTATGGTAGATATGAAAAATAAGGCGAGAAACGTTTAGAgtccatttctttctttcttcaataAGTGTGAAATTGTTCCGCAATATACAATGTTGGACTAACCTAACATCAAAAGAGTTGTGGAATAACAAAACTAGACTCTTAAGGATATCTTAAGAAGTATAATTCTTCTTTACCAAAGCCACTTTGGGTACTAAAACCCCTTACAAGCTATGGATTGAGGAAAGGGCCACATTAGACACGTGCACATTTGGGGATGTCCGGTTGAAGTATAGGCCACATGAAGGAAAGCTAGACTTAAAGATAATTAGTTACTACTTTGTTGGTTACATTGAATGCTCTTGTAGTTTCACAAACTCATTATAAAATCCTTCTTTGAGACAAGAATGCAAGATTCCTtgaggaagttgagtttggAGGGGAATGAAACATAAGGTGTGTTGTCTCTGATGAAGAACTTGTTATTAATAGACGACAAGTCTTTGTAACGGACCTAGTAATTAATAACAATGTTATTCCTGACATTATTCTAGTGCAAGACAACACCAAGATTCCTCCTCAAGCTTCACTTATGGTTCAAACGCAACAATCTCAAGAAGTGTCATTTAGAAGATCCAATAGAGAAAAAGAAGTACAATTTTGGATTATTATGGTGTATTTCTTTAAGAACATGAATATTACATTAGGTTGATTGAGGAATATCTAATCAACTTTAGTTAAGTCATATGATGTTCTAACCCTTTAAAAGTGGATTAATGTTATCAATGATGTGATAAAATCAATAGTTGACAATAACTCATGGAATATCATCAAATTACATGAAGGTGCGAACCCCATAAGTTGTAAACAGATATCTATAATTGAAAGGGACTCAAAAGGGTAGTATTGAGATATATAAAACTTGTCTTGTTGCCCAAGACTTCTTAAAAGTGGTTTCATAGAAAGACTCTTTTAGGAATATAATGACACTGAtaacttattttgatttaaagaTGCATTAGATGGATGTAAAGACTATATGTTTATAAATGACAACATTGATGAAATAATATGGTCAAGAAACTTTCTTAAGGTAATTCAAAGTTTATGGTGTGCAAACTAAAGGAATCCATCTATGACTTTAAATAGATTTTCCATCAATGGTATTGTAAATTTCATTAAGTTATTACCACTTATGGCTTTGAGACATTGAACCATATGATATGACTGGTAAATTTTTTCATTAGCTTGCCTGTTGTTACAAGCATTAATAGATCATTAAGTATTTATTGTAACAATAACTTGACAGTGTTATACTCCAATAACAATAGGAGTTCAACGGAGTCAAAGGTTAttgacataaaatatttaattgttaaagaaaaaatttagaaaataaagattttataGAACATATATAGGAAAAGATAATATTCTAGCTAACCCATTAACTAATGGTTGACACTTAAAGCGTGAGTGTATATGTTGTTTGTATGATCTTGTTTCAGTTGCTGCCTCGGTTTAGTGAGAGTCTTTATATTCTATGTTTGGATTTAGATTTCATGTGTTTGATTTTCTGCATAAATAAAGATTACGGTATATAAGTTTATTATGAAACTTGTTTATTTAcgtgaaatatttaaattgcacTTAAGGACTTAATATTGATCTCGCTAAAGACTTAAGTTGGACCAACTAGAAATAGACATAATTGAGATCACATTACATGTAATTTTCATGATACTCATCCATATTGATCTATGTCATTGAGTGTATTGATGTGGTGGTCATTGGGGTCTAGTCACATTTGACATAGTGATGAAAGTCGTAGGATTCCATTATTGATACATGAGATAAACTAAATTGTTAAGGTGAAAATCTAAAGATAAATAGCGATTGGATGCGTGCCTAAGGAATTGTGATATGATTGTTATAATATGTAGTCCAAGTGgaaaattgttagaattttttattccaataattaaagtgagcttatattataagataatcatattagttatttatcattaatggactttattttatgtggtcaAATTAAGTGAGTCTGTTAGACTATCAAATAAGATGATATGAACTTAAATGAACATATGCATATGTCAGTGTTTCACCATTAGGGAATAATGACAACCCTATTAGGTTAATATACTATGAGAAAATTATAGTTCCCAATATACTGAGTTGTCGCACATAATTTCTCTTCTCCTCATTCGAAGAGTTACGAAGGTCTCATTGTGGAATAAAAAGATTTTGATTGAGGAAGAATCATAAGACCacttattatattattcatgAGTGGTTTGTGATTCAACAATTGTCAAAAAATACTTTGATCAAGAATCAACTATGGATTCAGATATTTTGTTCTAATCCTTAATAATAAGACTTATTATAGATGTTAAGAATTTTAGTGAAATgttctaaaatatatatttttaaattttaacttccacataaataataaaaaataagaattcacGATTAAAGATTTCAAGCAAAGAAAACTTCGTTAAAGAGCGAAGAATAAGAATTTTATTACATGATAACCCGTGAACTTGCACGATTATCTAAATACTGAAATCTCATCTCAATTCAATCAACttgaataaaaaagacaaaagagCTACAGACATATAAACCCGTGACACGCCCCATTACAAAGCTATAAATACGATTGAACTTTAGGCACAAATTTAATTCCATAACATAAATAATAGGCCAAAATCTTCCACTATATAGTTAGCAATGAAACCTTATTATATATTACCATTATCCTAAATCCAAACTCACCAATATAGAAGAAATATCAATACCCAAAAGACTTTGCAATAGccaattaatttgacaatatcGTTGTCACCAAAGTATCATGACAACTTAGGTGTTAACCATTTTATTTAGTGCAAAGTTCACGAGCAACTCCAAGCCTTGAATTGGGCACGTCATAGAGCACACGGTGGTTTTGTTGCTGCATGTTGGCTATGACATTGAGCACTGAGTTCACGTTATCTGGAGCCGAAGCCATGGCCAAGCATGTGGTGCTGCCCGCAGTGCTGTGTATGAGAATGTTGTCCTCTGGCAGGGTCACGTTCATGCCTGAGAACATGAATGTTATGGTGGGTGCAACTATTGGGACTGTGTAGCATGTGTCAAAGCCTCCTAGGGATGTCACTGTCAGGTTTGCCTTTGCTGCGATGGCGACTCGTCGCTGGAACTCATCCCGTACCGCTGTGTACGCGGGTGCAACTAGCCGGGTGAACACCGTGCCTGACAATGTTCAGCAACAAATTAAAGTAAGTTTTAAGTTTAAATGTTCACAACGTACAAGTCACTTTagatatgattttaattttaagataattattataatagttaATAATCTTATCACAATTTATATTTCGATAATAATAGTGTGAaagatattaatatttttcaatacattctTATTAAATTCTAACAGTATTATAGTTATGTTGTTCATTtgtgcctttttttttcaattgatttttttctttttctaggaaaaatacaaaggaaaaagagaggcTATACTATGTGAGGTGTTTTTCAAAAAAGGCATGCGGGGCACCTCATGGTGTGAGAGTGATGTATGTTCATATAACGTGGAGCATTTTGACTCaaagtttgtttcaattttgccTGATTTCATGCCTTtcatttgagaaaataaaacatgGGCATTCAATTCGACTTCCATGTTGAAAATTCGGACATGGGATAAGGATACAATCATGCAACTACTCAAGATACCACGCTATGTTTTGCAACTAAAATGGGAAATAGGAAAAAGCCACACCAAGATCTCGAGGAAAGTAATCATATGATCACCATATCTCATAACACATACTAAAAATTGTAACTTTGCTCAAAGCATATAAAAATTGTAccactttcaaatttcaaattcaattatttaaagTATTGTAATTAAACTAATCTTATAACCTAAATTGCATTTTAATCTttgaatttttctcttcttaaaTGTCTAGGTAGAAAGGCATTAATACCAGAATCAAAGACGGTGCCGGCTCCGGTGGCCGCATTGAACGCCAACGCCTCAGGAGGAATATCGACAACTTTCCGACCAACCCTAATTGCAACCAAGTTGACATAATAGAGTGAAGATCTTCTAGGATTCTTGAGAAGAGGGGTATACTTAATCCTTATGGGCTGGGCCACAGGCCCAAGTCTTAGCGACCCAGAGAAGTTAAGTGATTTGAAGCTGGGCAAGCAGTAGGAGAATGTGGACTGGTAGAGGTTTTGGGTCTGGGACAACAGAGACAATGGGCCTCGGCCCAAGCCCAATAGCCCCTGTGGTGGTGCACTGGCCCCAGTAGTCTTTGCAACACACCCAAAGGTGTAGTCAGGAATAGGGTCAGTGGCTAGAGTAACTGTGTCTTGGACCACATTAGCAGCTATTGAGGAGCTACCATAAGTCAAGTTGAAGGTGCACGCGCTGGTTCCGCAACTGGGGTTGGGTACCTGAAAAAAATGTTCACATTAAAACAACAACGTTAGGAAAAAGTTGctttaggaaaaaaaacaagtcTCGTGAACCCTTGCCTGGCAAAGAGCGCACATAGTTTTGTAGATTTTGGAATTTGTTGGATTGGGAAATAGGCAAAGCAAGTCAACCCCACCCGCTATGGGACAAGGGGAATGCATGTTTCTATGTGATGATAGTGAAGAGAATCATTGGAGTGAAATTACCCTCCTTCCAcgtcaagaaaaagaaaatgaccaATGACAAAAAATCAATTTGGGCCATCCAAAACTAATCCTCACTATTCTTTGGCAATTATCACAATCTTTAATATACTACACTCATAAAAGACGTCACAAATGTAATGTAGTGGGACTCGAGTTCACGTGATTCATAtttcgtttttaaaaaaatatattaaatgcattataattttaacaaaaaaatgatacaTAAACACTCCTTGCAGTATGCATCCAAAGTTAAAAAGATACAAGAGAAATGTGTAGATATTTATAATGATatgatatgaaaagaaaatgtaCAATAGAGTATTTCTACTGGGGATATAAAATCTATCACTTGATTTTAATTGCACATAATTCCATTAGCCTGGTTTGAGTATACTACATAAGTTTTCACAACAAACTCAATCAATAAGGAAACAGTGTAAAGTTGTGTACAATGAAAAACTGAAATAATTCTGTAAGTAACGATATTggatatttcaaaatttcccatTGCAGTCAAGTTACTATaagagcatttttttttatcaataatcgTAAAGATAGAATTTAAGTTCTCACGCAtattatttaaatcttttaaccTTTAAACAGTAGCCTGACCCTAGTGGGTTCGTTAATTACTAAAAGAGCAAGGGACCAAATAACTTTAAGCAATAATTATAAGTTAATCAATCATCACCCCAAAAAACGGTAAATTAATTTGGATCTTGGAATGGTGTtttcgtttttattttttgtttttttcctccTAGTCATGCAAGCCATGAGTGCTATCCGTTTTAAACTGACAAAGGAGAAAGGAGACAGCAAAAATGAGCTGAAAAGTTACATCTACGTGACATTATAATGTTTGTCTTCTTTCTATTCATGGAATGTGGAGTGTGAACCTACATGATGAATTCAGAAGAAGTAAAATGGAAAGAACTAACAAAATGTGGTGATGTAAAGTTCACAATTAAAGGGTATGCTTGGATTTTGGATTTGAGGgtccaaaaatatgtttaaaagtaATATTAGTTTGAGGTCATATTTGATTACCCTccgataaaaatatgtttaaaactaaaattttgctCTAAAACTCAATATTGGAGAAGTAATACTTGAGATACTTTTGCCAACTTTAATCCAAATATGCACTAACCTGGTTGCATTGAGGAGAACCACAGCTAACATTCTTGAAAGTGGTGGACTTTTCAGGAGCAAAAAGGGTTGAAGTGCAGCCATCACAGGCAGTGCAAGGGATCCAAGCAGCATCATTGCTAGTGTCCATAGCCAAGAGCAAGGTTTGGGGTGGAGAGCCAATTTTGGCCCTCACAATGTAAGTTGGGCTTTGAATAATTTGCCTGCCTGAGGCAATGGGCACAACTGACCTCCCAGCCACCATGCTGGCAAGGAACTGCAGCCTGGCTTGGTCCTTGGCCTGCAGCTGAAGGACACTCTCTGCCCATGAAAGTGGCTTTGGTGGCCTAAATGGGGAACAGGGGCTGAAcacatggaaaacttcaagGGTTGAGCCATGGTCTTGGGTGTCACATTTGGGGGTGAGTCCTTCGACTAGGGAGAAGAGTAGGAACAGGAATAAGGGAGAGAGTGAGAAGAGTGTGGTTTTCATGGCTGTTGATGTGGTTGGATTTTGGTGCTTTCCCTAGAGTCCTCattactatatatatagtaaagggaaaattactaaaagaaaaaaaaaactaaattgaggaacttttttttttaaaaaaaaattgttttaagtaTTTTGGGGAAAAGATTTTTTTGGGATTTGTGGGCGAGGAAGGGTATGGGTATAGGTCACTTAATGGTATTAAGGTTGTGGGGGTGACTGGTAGAGTTATTTAGAAGTAAGTGGGAGATAACAGACTGTACTCCATTTGGTTTTGTAGCCTATTCTGCCTATTTTCTGTATCACAATTTCAACATAGGAATTACAACCGTCCACTACATACTATGATGTTATGATGGACatgtattttgtttaaaatggtTGAATATTGCAAGATTTTTCTCCATAGATTAACTGATTTATTAAAttggaataaattaaaaaataaaggaaatagataatcctattttaagaatttatttttaattttccacCAAATTTCTCAATCGGCCAAGAAAAGGGTAGTTGGGGCTAGATAATGGGAGAAGATTGCATACATGACTATAGTATGCTTTACAGTGGTGCAGAATTATTTGAGTTCTTAATACAGGATGTCTATTTGGGAACTAATCAACTAGGTATGACAAATAAAGGCTTAATAatagtgtgtatttgattttgcAGTGTCGGGGATGCTAGAATTTGTCTGTAAAACTAATAAAGACATATATAATTGACATGTTATGGGGTGATCGAGAA encodes the following:
- the LOC114409489 gene encoding aspartyl protease AED3-like, with the protein product MKTTLFSLSPLFLFLLFSLVEGLTPKCDTQDHGSTLEVFHVFSPCSPFRPPKPLSWAESVLQLQAKDQARLQFLASMVAGRSVVPIASGRQIIQSPTYIVRAKIGSPPQTLLLAMDTSNDAAWIPCTACDGCTSTLFAPEKSTTFKNVSCGSPQCNQVPNPSCGTSACTFNLTYGSSSIAANVVQDTVTLATDPIPDYTFGCVAKTTGASAPPQGLLGLGRGPLSLLSQTQNLYQSTFSYCLPSFKSLNFSGSLRLGPVAQPIRIKYTPLLKNPRRSSLYYVNLVAIRVGRKVVDIPPEALAFNAATGAGTVFDSGTVFTRLVAPAYTAVRDEFQRRVAIAAKANLTVTSLGGFDTCYTVPIVAPTITFMFSGMNVTLPEDNILIHSTAGSTTCLAMASAPDNVNSVLNVIANMQQQNHRVLYDVPNSRLGVARELCTK